A stretch of the Ensifer sp. PDNC004 genome encodes the following:
- a CDS encoding helix-turn-helix domain-containing protein, with protein sequence MADTMPFGADDAGSVAAKPATLDDLVGIVAVQVRAQASRIQELELALADAEARILSQARLICGATAAANSDLFNRRPVRAIIEEVLVAYPGISFEEIIGVARERRLVEPRHRCMTAVYDERPDLSLPALGRIFRRDHTSVLHAVNKREPGKERRCGRAQRPGHLPANAGADGIGAPAL encoded by the coding sequence GTGGCGGACACGATGCCCTTCGGGGCGGACGACGCGGGGAGCGTAGCGGCAAAGCCGGCGACGCTCGACGATCTCGTCGGCATCGTCGCCGTTCAGGTGCGGGCGCAGGCAAGCCGGATCCAGGAGTTGGAGCTGGCGCTTGCCGATGCCGAAGCGCGCATCCTCTCGCAGGCGCGGCTGATCTGCGGCGCGACGGCGGCGGCAAACAGCGACCTGTTCAACCGGCGGCCGGTGCGGGCGATCATCGAGGAGGTGCTTGTCGCCTATCCGGGGATCAGCTTCGAGGAGATCATCGGCGTCGCCCGCGAGCGGCGGCTGGTCGAGCCGCGGCACCGCTGCATGACCGCCGTTTACGACGAGCGGCCGGATCTTTCGCTGCCGGCGCTCGGGCGGATCTTTCGGCGCGACCACACCTCTGTGCTGCACGCCGTCAACAAGCGCGAGCCCGGCAAGGAGCGGCGGTGCGGTCGGGCGCAGCGGCCGGGCCATTTGCCCGCGAATGCCGGTGCCGACGGGATCGGCGCTCCGGCACTTTGA
- a CDS encoding dienelactone hydrolase family protein gives MAEVLVFHHAQGLTPGMHAFADDLRAAGHVVHLPDLFEGRTFASIEEGVAHIEAVGFDEMRERGVRLADAFPENLVYAGFSFGVLAAQKLAQTRPGAGGALLFYSCIPISGQWAFGPWPEGVPVQIHGMDNDPIFVGEGDIDAAREIVEKVSDAELFLYPGDQHYFADSSLPSYDAAATALLTKRVLTFLERV, from the coding sequence ATGGCCGAGGTCCTCGTATTCCACCACGCCCAGGGGCTGACACCCGGCATGCACGCCTTTGCCGACGACCTGCGCGCAGCCGGCCACGTCGTCCACCTGCCCGATCTCTTCGAGGGGCGAACATTTGCGAGCATCGAGGAGGGAGTTGCCCATATCGAGGCGGTCGGCTTTGACGAGATGCGCGAGCGCGGCGTGCGCCTTGCGGATGCCTTTCCGGAAAACCTCGTCTATGCCGGCTTCTCCTTCGGCGTCCTGGCGGCGCAGAAACTCGCCCAGACCCGCCCCGGCGCGGGCGGCGCCCTGCTGTTTTACTCCTGCATCCCGATCAGCGGCCAATGGGCCTTCGGTCCCTGGCCGGAAGGCGTACCGGTGCAGATCCATGGCATGGACAACGACCCGATCTTCGTCGGCGAAGGCGACATCGACGCCGCCCGCGAGATCGTCGAGAAGGTCAGCGATGCCGAACTTTTCCTCTACCCCGGCGACCAGCACTACTTCGCCGACAGTTCACTGCCCTCCTATGACGCGGCGGCAACGGCGCTTTTGACCAAGCGCGTGCTCACCTTCCTCGAGCGGGTTTGA
- a CDS encoding D-alanine--D-alanine ligase family protein, with protein MTGKLRIAVLFGGRSAEHEVSLMSARNAVAALDRTRYEIVPIGIARDGRWMLVDLEDGELPKAIPASGTQVALIPGGRGRAVTIGADGSQGLLPAIDLIFPVLHGPFGEDGTVQGYAETADVAYVGCGVAASAVAMDKALTKRLLVAEGIAVARAIGLHAGEAYSSETILESLGLPVFVKPARQGSSVGVSRVDSPDALQAALDEAFRHDDKVLIEEFVQAREIECSVLEDAEGRLTVSRPGEIIPAASHGFYSYDAKYVDAGGAVVEAPAKLSDDVIAEAKDMAARAFRALACAGMARVDFFLRVDGSLMINEINTIPGFTNISMYAKALAADGIAYGQVVETLIAHALKLRGKADAPA; from the coding sequence ATGACAGGTAAGTTGCGCATTGCCGTGCTGTTCGGTGGCCGGTCGGCGGAGCATGAGGTTTCGCTGATGTCGGCGCGCAACGCGGTGGCGGCGCTCGATCGCACGCGCTACGAGATCGTGCCGATCGGGATCGCCAGGGACGGCCGCTGGATGCTGGTCGATCTCGAAGACGGGGAGTTGCCGAAGGCAATCCCGGCATCGGGAACACAGGTGGCGTTGATCCCGGGCGGGCGGGGGCGGGCGGTGACCATTGGTGCCGACGGCAGCCAAGGGCTGCTGCCCGCGATCGACCTGATCTTTCCGGTTCTGCATGGCCCCTTCGGCGAAGACGGGACCGTGCAGGGCTATGCGGAAACGGCCGACGTCGCCTATGTCGGCTGCGGTGTCGCGGCTTCGGCGGTCGCCATGGACAAGGCGCTCACCAAGCGGCTGCTGGTGGCTGAAGGCATTGCCGTTGCGCGGGCGATCGGCCTGCATGCGGGCGAGGCCTATTCGAGCGAAACCATCCTCGAAAGCCTGGGACTTCCGGTTTTCGTCAAGCCGGCACGGCAGGGATCTTCCGTTGGCGTCAGCCGCGTCGACAGCCCGGACGCGCTACAGGCGGCGCTCGACGAGGCGTTTCGGCACGACGACAAGGTGCTGATCGAAGAGTTCGTCCAGGCACGCGAGATCGAATGCTCCGTGCTGGAGGATGCCGAAGGACGGCTCACCGTGTCGCGGCCAGGCGAAATTATTCCGGCTGCCAGCCACGGCTTCTACAGCTATGACGCCAAATACGTCGATGCCGGCGGCGCGGTCGTCGAGGCGCCCGCCAAACTCTCCGATGACGTGATCGCCGAGGCCAAGGACATGGCGGCGCGGGCTTTCCGCGCGCTTGCCTGCGCCGGCATGGCGCGGGTGGACTTCTTCCTGCGCGTCGATGGCAGCCTCATGATCAACGAGATCAACACCATTCCCGGCTTCACCAATATCAGCATGTACGCCAAGGCGCTGGCGGCAGACGGCATCGCCTATGGCCAGGTGGTGGAGACGCTGATTGCCCATGCGCTGAAGCTGCGCGGAAAGGCGGATGCGCCGGCGTGA